The following is a genomic window from Oscillatoria salina IIICB1.
TTGTTTGTGCAACGCTCAACTGCGCTTTGAAAACGGGATTATTGCTGAAGTTACCTATGGTAAAGGAGAAACTTTTTGGAAAGGCGATCGCACTTTTGAAATTCACGGCGAGAATGGAACACTGATTTTTGCCGGATCTCAAGGTAAATTAATTCGAGGAGAAGCAGAAATACCTATAGAAGTTGGCGATCGGCGGGGTTTATTTACTAAAGATACTACTATGGTTCTCGACTATTTATGTGAAGGTACACCTTTATACGTCACCCCTGATGCTAGTCATTATGCCCTACAAGTCGCCGAAGCTGCTCGCATCTCCGCAGCCACAGGTAAAACCTTTGAATTAAGTTAGAAACTTAGTCTCTAACATCTTTGTTCAAAACTCGTTTTGGCGAGCCAATCAAACTCAATTTTTACTTTCAAGCGTCAAACCTTCCTTCTATCTCTACAGTTATTTGGTCTGAGTATATACGATATCGAGCCAAATTAAGAAACTTCGATCTCACCAAAATCGAGGAAATCATTAAATATTCTGGAGAGAGATACTATGATGTAGAAACAGGTAGAATGGTTGCTGTAGGTAAACACGACAATCGCTTAGTTATCATTCCTTATGAAAGTAGCGGCGATGCGATCGCACCTGTAACTATTCACGCTACCACACGGCGACAAATACGATTTCGCTTAAGAAATAGGAGGTTTATCATTAATGAATCAAACTAAAATGACCTATTTTGAACAAGAAGATATCCTTCACTTGACAATCTCTGAGGAACCAGAAACAGCTAGTGTAGAAATTAGTCCCAATATTACTGCTGAACTCAATGATGCTGGAGAATTAATTGGTATAGAAATTATGCAAGCAAACTCTTTTATCCAAAATATAGTTTTAGAATCAACCCAAGCCAAAATCCTCAACCTTTCTGCCTAAAATTAACTTAAATTACCGCCACACAATCCATCGCTACCAAAGCATTTTGAGGAAGTTGAGCAATTTGCAGACAAGCACGAGTTGGCGCACTAACATAATCAAAATACTTTCCATACACTGCCTCAAAAGCAGAAAAATTTTGCATATCAGTTAAATAAACTTTAGTTTCCACCACATCCTGAAAACTAGCGCCAGCAGCATTTAAAATAGCTTGAATATTCGCCATCATCTGTTCAGTTTGTCGCTGAAAATCATCAGGATAGAGAATATCATTAACCCTCAAATCAATCCCAATTTGTCCATTAATAAAAATTAATTTACCATCCGCCGAAATACCTTGACTATTTAGCCCTTTTAGTTTAGGCGCTAACTCAGTAAAAATAACTTGTTTCTGCTGATTATAAACTATTTTCGAGTCAACTTCACCAACTTCGGAAAAATAAATTTCCCCATCAGGCATTATAGCGCGAGTAAAATCGACATCCTCAAAAATTGTTCCATAAGTTTTCGCATCAGTTAAGTCAGCTTTTTGTAAATTTGCTTTCGTAAAATCAGCATTCATCAAATCAGCCTTACACAAACTCGCTCTTTCTAAATTCGCTCCTCGCAAGCAAGCTTTTCTTAAATTAATATTCTCTAATGTAGCGCCAGTAAAATCAACATTTGCTAAATTAAATTCTGACAAATCCATGCTTGTCAAATTCACTCCCTTTAATTTAGCACCCTGAAGATTTACTTCCTGAAATTTGACCGAATTAAGACTAGCTCTAGTTAAATCTGCTCCTGCTAAATTAGCTTTATTTAAATTTGCACCATTAAAATTTGATTGAATTAAATCTGCTTGTTTAAGTGACGCAAATTCTAAATTTGTAGAATTTAAATTTGCATAATTTAACTTTGCAAAATCTAACTTTACCTTAATAAAAATACTGTAAGCAAAATTACTTTTACTCAAGTTAGCTTTACCAAGATCGGCACGACTGAAGTTTACCTGATGATTTTCAGTATTAATTCCCTGAAAATTTGCTTCTATCAAAATTGCTGCGGTAAAGTCTGCTTTATGAATTTTAGCTCCAGTAAAAATAGCTTTACTTAGATCTGCACCTTTAAAAATTGTACCAGTTAAATCCGCAGCAGTTAAATCAACACCTATTAAATCAACACCTCTCAAATCAAATCCAGCTAACTTAGCTCTTTGAAAATTTCTTTCACCATTTGCGTATTTTGTCAGAAATTCTTGTGCATCCATAAGCCAACTCTCAACACTCTAAAATCTCATTTTACAACTAAAAGAAAACCTGAGCGAACTTCCTTTGCGTCTCTGCGTCTACTCTGACGAGTTTTCCTCCGGAGTATGCGAGAAAAAATCATCTCTTCATTCTTTGTAACTACGCCACAAAAAGCATTGTACAACTAAAAGAAAACCTGAGCGAGCTTACTTTTCGTCTTGGCGAAAGAATTCCTAAAATCTGTTAAAATATTAGTGACGAATCAAGGTAAAATATAACCATGCAACCAACCAAAGAAACCTCAATGGGCAAAGTTACAACAACTATCGAAATTACCAATCGCATCGACCAAGCTAATGCAGCAAACGGCATTATTTCGCCCGATCGAATACGCTCAGTTACCTTAAATAACGTGCTAGTAGATACAGGAGCAACCACTTTATGTTTACCGAAAAATATTATTGCCCAACTAGGCTTAAGTTTGCTGCGAGAAGTTGTAGTAGAAACAGCCACGGGTATCAGCAAAGCAAGAATATTTGAAGATGCAAAAGTTTCTTTACTGGGACGAGAAGGAACATTTGAATGTTTAGAACTTCCGGAAGGAAGTACAGTTTTGTTAGGTGTAATTCCTTTGGAAATGTTAGGGATAGAAATCGATCTAAAGAATCAAACTTTGAAGGTGTTACCGGATTCTACTGCGGAAACTTATTTGACTATCCTTTAAGGATATCAAGTTTCGTCGTAGACAAAGTTAATTATTCAAGAATCTGGTTGTATTTGCGTTGTTTCGGAAGTAGTTTCTGATTCGGGAGCAAGACTTTTCTCGAAACCAGCCATTTCTGAGAGAATATACAAAGGTCTACCTTTAACTTCTTCATAAATTCGTCCGATATATTCTCCTAAAATGCCAATACTAACTAATTGAACTGCACCGAGAAAGAAAATTGCAATTAAAATAGTTGCAAAGCCTGTTAAGGGTGAAGCGGGAGCAACGATGCGCCAATATAAGACTAAACAAGCCATAATTAAAGCGATGAAAGCTGCTAATAAACCGAGATAAGTAGCGAGTCGTAAAGGTATTTTAGAAAAAGAGACTAAACCATCGATCGCTAGAGAGAATGATTTCCCAAAAGTATACTTGACATCGCCAGCGAAACGGGGATGACGCTCAAAAGTAATTTTCGTTTGGGAGAAACCAACCCAAGCGCGCAAACCTCTTAAATAACGATTGCGTTCTGGGATAGCATTGAGTACATTAACTACTTCTCGATCCATTAAGCAGAAATCTCCGGTATCGAGGGGAATTTCTACTTCAGCGAGACACTTGAGGAGGCGATAAAATAAGTAAGCAAATAAACGTTTGACAGGATTTTCTCTGCGTCGTTTGCTACGCTGGGCATAAACTAAATCGTAGCCTGCTTCCCATTCATCAATCAAATCAGGAATTAGTTCGGGAGGATCTTGTAAATCGCCATCGAGAACAATTATCGCTTGACCTCGGACAAAATTCAGTCCTGCGGTGACAGCAATTTGATGTCCAAAGTTACGTGCGAAACTCAGGTAACAGACACGAGAGTCGATTTTATGTAGATCGCGGATTAATTGTAAAGAGCGATCGCGACTTCCGTCATCAACGAAAATGATTTCGATGACACCATCTAATTGCTCGCTTATCCGATTTAGTCGCCGATACAACTCGCGAATGTTACTTTCTTCGTTGTAAATCGGAATCACTAAAGAATACTTAGGAAGCGAGGAAGATGGAATTTGAGGAACTGGGTATAAATTAATTCCCGTCATAAACAATCCGGATCGATACCCGTTATCATATATCTCTAGCGAATCAATTGGGCAACCCAAAACTAAATCAGTAACTATCTACCTAACTTATTAGGAATTCCGTCACAACCACCGGGAATGGTAGCTCTAGATTTTTCACCACACCAACAACAGCAATAATACCGTTGTTCGTCGTTCATGCGTTGGACTCTGGTGAAATCTACTTTTTCTACAACTGCTCCGGTGTATGCACCTGTTTCATAATCGGGAGGAGTAGTGCGACTGCGAGGACTGGCGTTTTTGACGTCTCCGTAGTAGAAGCGAGTGCTTTTGATATCAGTACCAGCGAGGTTAGCTTCATAAAGCACTGTACGACTCAAATTGGCTTTTACTAAGTCGCAACGGGACAAATTAGCACGAACTAAATTAGCTTCGCTGAGATCGGTCCAGCGTAAATCTTGACCCGAAAGGTCAACTCCTGCCAACATAACACCTAAGTCAATTACTCTGACACCAAAAGCGCGATCTTCAGCGTAGTTTCCGGAACCGTCGAGAATTGGTCTTCCGAGGTGATTATCTCGACGTAGAGGAGTAACTAACCTTGACTGAGAGAGAAAACGGAGGATTTTCGCTTTTCCTTCTCCGTCAACGCTAGCGAAAATAGCCGCAGTACGTCCTTCGGCGATCGCTCTTTCTTGGGGCCAATCTTCGAGTAATCCTTCGTCGTTGAGGGCTAATTCGGAAATTCCTTGAAAATAAGCGTCGATGGTTTGTTGTTGGGTAATTCGGTTTTGCTGAATCGTTAAATCTTTAGATATCACGTATTGTCGCCAAGCTACATAGACGGCGAGGACAGCAATCATAATTTGACCAATCGCGCCTACCCAATCCGCCCAAGAGCCAAACTCATCCCATTTTATACTGTCAAGCCAACCTTTGATCCCGCGATAAAATCCAATGTAGTTTAATAACGCCGCGATCGCGACAAACAAACCGACAAAGCCAATAAATTTCGTTCTCGCTTGGGGTGTTAAGGTATTAATCAACCAAGCACGTAAAGAAGGCGAAATCGTCCGTAGAGAAATCAAAAACGTGACGATCGCCCCAGCCAATCCTACCCAGAAGTTATTAAAATACAACCCCAGGAATAAAACAGCGATCGCGCACAAAATCAGCCAAAAGTTAGAATTATCTGGCTCCCGCAAATAAATTGTCCTGGCTCTGGGTACAATCTGATTGCGCGGTAAAGTAGCCAAATGACGCTCTCCTTTCCCAGAAGATTCTTTTATGGTATTGTTTCCGTTACCTTCGTTAGTTGTTCCCCCATTAACCTCTTCGCGATCGGAGGAAGTTTCCTGAGACTGAGTTGAATCTGGCTTTGTTGTCATCTGTTTCTGTCTAGTTAACCAGGCGTTTAAGCAAGTCTATTACATCCAGTACAAATTATCTTAACGAATTCCCTACCCTCACTGAGTCTTCCCGGAGTCAAGAATGTAGCGAGTCACAGTAGCAAGAGGGAAAAATCAACTGTACGGCGATCGCAAAATCCTCTCCAAACTTCCTCACTACTGCTAACCTAAAATAAATGAACTCAATTGCTTTATGGATAACACCGAAATCCTCAATCTCGTTACCGTTGGACTAGCAATAATCATTGCTATCAGTGCTTTCTTGATGATGTTTACCAATATTTTTACAAGCAAGAAAAAATAGCCATCTGCTAATTACTTGTGAAAAAAATTGTTTCTCTAATATTCAACCATGTAGTGCGGGCATCTTGCCTGCTATTACGACTAATTAAAATTTTCTGCCGATAAATCATCCGCGTTTATCTGCGTTTATCGGTGGTTTCTTAAATTCTTAACTCTTTAACCAAAAACCTTCGCGACGTCGATCGCCAGCCCCTTCAATCTCCCCATCAGCCGTCATTTTCACTGCATGAACTCCACCAAAAAACATATTTTTATTTTGCCAGAAAACCAATTCAGTTTCTTCACCGAAAGCCAAGTTTTTGACTATTTCTGCTAGCAACGGTGGTTCAACACTAAAAATATTATTTTCCCAATGAACCCTCGGACTACTTACCGCCGCTTCCAGCGACATTTGATAATCAATTAAATTAGAAATAACCTGTAAAATAGCAGTTCTAATCCGATTTGAACCACCCGAACCCAAAACAATTTCCGGCTTACCTTCGTTAAGAACAATTGTCGGTGACATCATCGAAGAAATTCGGCGATCGCACTCCCATTGATGGAATCCATGAGGGTTTAAATCTGCTTCTCCAAGCATATTATTAACCATGATACCCGTTCCCGGTATTACATAAGCCGAACCTTCGCCATTAGAAGTAGTGACACTCGCTGCATTTCCTTCGCTATCAATCGTGCTAATTTGAGTTGTACTTCCTAATTTATTTAACTCTTGCTGATAGCTATTGATTTGTTCGTCTCCTAAAAAAATCTCGGCAATATCTGCTCGATCGATATAGGGATCGCAACCCTTTTTTCTCGC
Proteins encoded in this region:
- a CDS encoding DUF2283 domain-containing protein encodes the protein MNQTKMTYFEQEDILHLTISEEPETASVEISPNITAELNDAGELIGIEIMQANSFIQNIVLESTQAKILNLSA
- a CDS encoding Rid family detoxifying hydrolase translates to MDAQEFLTKYANGERNFQRAKLAGFDLRGVDLIGVDLTAADLTGTIFKGADLSKAIFTGAKIHKADFTAAILIEANFQGINTENHQVNFSRADLGKANLSKSNFAYSIFIKVKLDFAKLNYANLNSTNLEFASLKQADLIQSNFNGANLNKANLAGADLTRASLNSVKFQEVNLQGAKLKGVNLTSMDLSEFNLANVDFTGATLENINLRKACLRGANLERASLCKADLMNADFTKANLQKADLTDAKTYGTIFEDVDFTRAIMPDGEIYFSEVGEVDSKIVYNQQKQVIFTELAPKLKGLNSQGISADGKLIFINGQIGIDLRVNDILYPDDFQRQTEQMMANIQAILNAAGASFQDVVETKVYLTDMQNFSAFEAVYGKYFDYVSAPTRACLQIAQLPQNALVAMDCVAVI
- a CDS encoding retroviral-like aspartic protease family protein; the protein is MQPTKETSMGKVTTTIEITNRIDQANAANGIISPDRIRSVTLNNVLVDTGATTLCLPKNIIAQLGLSLLREVVVETATGISKARIFEDAKVSLLGREGTFECLELPEGSTVLLGVIPLEMLGIEIDLKNQTLKVLPDSTAETYLTIL
- a CDS encoding glycosyltransferase family 2 protein, which encodes MTGINLYPVPQIPSSSLPKYSLVIPIYNEESNIRELYRRLNRISEQLDGVIEIIFVDDGSRDRSLQLIRDLHKIDSRVCYLSFARNFGHQIAVTAGLNFVRGQAIIVLDGDLQDPPELIPDLIDEWEAGYDLVYAQRSKRRRENPVKRLFAYLFYRLLKCLAEVEIPLDTGDFCLMDREVVNVLNAIPERNRYLRGLRAWVGFSQTKITFERHPRFAGDVKYTFGKSFSLAIDGLVSFSKIPLRLATYLGLLAAFIALIMACLVLYWRIVAPASPLTGFATILIAIFFLGAVQLVSIGILGEYIGRIYEEVKGRPLYILSEMAGFEKSLAPESETTSETTQIQPDS
- a CDS encoding pentapeptide repeat-containing protein: MTTKPDSTQSQETSSDREEVNGGTTNEGNGNNTIKESSGKGERHLATLPRNQIVPRARTIYLREPDNSNFWLILCAIAVLFLGLYFNNFWVGLAGAIVTFLISLRTISPSLRAWLINTLTPQARTKFIGFVGLFVAIAALLNYIGFYRGIKGWLDSIKWDEFGSWADWVGAIGQIMIAVLAVYVAWRQYVISKDLTIQQNRITQQQTIDAYFQGISELALNDEGLLEDWPQERAIAEGRTAAIFASVDGEGKAKILRFLSQSRLVTPLRRDNHLGRPILDGSGNYAEDRAFGVRVIDLGVMLAGVDLSGQDLRWTDLSEANLVRANLSRCDLVKANLSRTVLYEANLAGTDIKSTRFYYGDVKNASPRSRTTPPDYETGAYTGAVVEKVDFTRVQRMNDEQRYYCCCWCGEKSRATIPGGCDGIPNKLGR